Within Massilia litorea, the genomic segment AGCGGCGCGCAGCAGCAATCGCTCGCATCGGCCGTGTTTGCCTACGCGGCGAATATCGGCACTCCGGAAGCGCTGGGCCCGGTCGTGAAACGCATCGTCCACAAGCACGTCTCGATCGGCATCCGCGCCGAGCATTACCCGATCGTCGGCCGGCACCTGCTGGCGGCGATTGCGGAAACCCTGGGCGCGGCCGCCACGCAGCCCCTGCTCGACGCCTGGGCCGAAGCCTACGGTTCGCTGGCGAATTTGCTGATCTCCGCCGAAGCCGAGCTGTACAGCACCGCCGGCATCGCGCCGGGAGAGACGCGCCCGATGCGCGTCACCGAGGTCACGCGCGAGAGCGACAATGTGTTGTCGATCCGTTTCGTTGCCGACGACGACAAACCGCTGCCGCCGTTCAAGGCCGGCCAGTACGTCAGCGTCGCCGTCGACCTGCCGGGCGGACGCCACCAGCTGCGCCAGTACAGCCTGTCGGACGCTTTCGGCAAGGACAGCCTGCGCATTTCGGTCAAGCGCGAGGATGCACTTGAAGAAGCGCCGGCCGGCGAAGTTTCGAACTGGATCCATGCAAATGTAAAAGTCGGCAGCGTGCTGCAGGTGACGCATCCGTTCGGCGAATTCACGCCGGACACCGAGTCGGAAGCGCCGATCGTGCTGCTCTCGGCCGGCGTCGGCATCACGCCGATGGTCGGGGCGCTGAACCGCATCGCCCTGGTCCATCCGGAACGCCGCGTGATCTTCGCCCACGCCGCCCGCGATGCGGCCCACCACCCGCTGCAGGCCGACGTCGCCGCGGCGCGGGCCCTCATGCCGAACCTGCATGTCGCGACATTTTATGAGGACGTGGGCAGCGCCGCCGACGGCGTGATGGCCGGGCGGATGGACATTGCGCGCCTGCCGGCCTGGGATCTGGAGCAGACGGACGTCTGGCTGTGCGGCCCGCTGAAGTTCATGCAGGCGCAGTGGATGGCGCTGCTGGACGCCGGCGTGCCGGCGCCGCGCCTGCACCGCGAAGTGTTCGGGCCGGATCTGCTGGATCACCTGCTGTAATTTGTATCTGCATACCGGCGGCCTTGGCGGATGCAACATGCAGGGTGGGCGCCCCGCGCCCACCCTGCAAGACGCTCAACGCTGGCCGAGGCGCGTTTCCCCGAACAGCGTCTTGTACTGGCGCGGCTGCGAACGCCAGTACTGCGGCGGCGCGGCCACCTGCGCACCGAGTTCGGCGGCCGCATGCCATGGCCAGCGCGGGTCGTACAGCATCGCGCGCGCCAGCGCCACCATGTCGGCCTGGCCCGACTGCAGGACGTGCTCGGCCTGCTGCGGCTCGGTGATCAGGCCGACGCCGATGGTCGGCACACCCGTTTCGCGTTTGATACGCTCGGCGAAGACGATCTGGTAGCCGGCACCGACCGGAATTTTCTGCAGCGGAGACACGCCGCCGCTGGAGACGTGGATGAAGTGGCAGCCGCGCTTTTCCAGCTCGTGGGATAACCGGACGCTTTGTTCCACATCCCAGCCGCCTTCGACCCAGTCGGTGGCCGAGATGCGCATGCCGACGCACAGATCCGGCACCGCCGCGCGCACCGCTTCGCACACCTCGAGCGGAAAGCGCATGCGGTTTTCCAGCGAGCCGCCGTAGTCGTCCTCGCGCCGGTTCGCCAGCGGCGACAGGAACTGGTGCAGCAGGTAGCGGTGGGCGCCGTGCAGTTCGATGGCGTCCAGGCCGAGCTGTTGTGCGCGCAGGGCGGCGTCGACGAAACCCTGCTTGATGCGCTGCAGGCCTTCGTGGTCCAGCGCCAGCGGCACGCTCTCGCCTTCGGCATGCGGGACACTCGATGGCGCGACCGTCTGCCAGCCGCGTGGCTGGTCGGGGTGGATGTTGGCGCCGCCTTCCCAGGGCACGTTGCTGGAGGCCTTGCGGCCGGCGTGCGCCAGCTGGATGCCGATTTTAATCGGTGAGTGGCGGCGCATCGCGGCGATGACCGGTTTCAGGGCTTCCAGGTGGGCGTCGGACCACAGGCCCAGGTCGTCGGGCGTGATGCGCCCTTCCGGGGTGACGGCGGTCGCCTCGATGATCAACAAGGCAGCGCCGGACAGGGCCAGGTGGCCGAGGTGGATCATGTGCCAGTCGGTGGCCAGGCCCTCGTCGGCCGAGTACTGGCACATGGGGGCGATGGCGATGCGGTTGGTCAGTTCGAGTGGCCCGAGTCGGTAGGGGCTGAACAGCATGCTCATGGGGACGGCTCCATTCTTGTTCGAATGGGCCAGTCTAGCGAACATGGGCGGATTCTGCAGGCGCACGCAACGCGTGGGCATGCCCACGCGTACGGACCCGTGATCAATCGCGGAAATAAAAAACGCCGCGGACTCCGCGGCGTTTCGATCAATTCACACGCACCACCATCAACCCGGCGCGCAACCCGACTCTGACATCCGGATTCGGGAACACCACCATCTCCTCCTCGTGGAACACCGAATACACGGTCTCCCCGTCGGTGGCGATCACTTCTCCCCGCTTGAGCGAAGCGAAATTCGGCGTCTCGCGACTAAAACCCATGCGGAAATCGTCGGACAGTTTGACGATCTCCTGCGCCACCTTGAACACGTGCGGCGCGGTGCGCGCCGCCGCCTGTTCGCCGCGCAGCAGTGCATCGAGCGCTGCGGAAGCGTCGACAAACTGGGCCATGTTGTTCTGCCCCAGCGTGCCGACCCGTCCCAGCTCCACGGTGCTGCCCGCCGCGGCGTGGTGCTCGGCCGAGTAATAGCTGTAGGTGCCGGCCGATTTCGGATTCATGACGATCGCGCCGATCGCGGCCTGCCCCAGCCAGTCGATCAATGCTTGCTTGCCGTGGTCGGCGATCAGGTCCGGCACGATCGCGAACATCGGGTAGTGCGAAGCGCGGATCGCCGTGTGCAGGTCCAGGTGCCAGCGCACCGGGCCGGTGCCCGCGAAGAAGGCGTCGGTGGCGGCGATCATCTCGTCCGCCCGTGCAGCCTCCGCTGTCCCGGCCAGCGCTCCGCGATCGGGCTTGAACATGCGGTTCAAGTCGGCGTCGATGAAACGCTTGCCGGCGGCGATCGCCTCGACATTCCCGACGCAGAGCATCAGGTCCACCGCCAGCGCTGCAGGCGCGCGTGAAAGGGCTTCGATCACGTGCGCGACCATTTCGATCGGCCCGGTCTCGTCGCCATGCACGCCGACCGACAGCAGCACCGCCGGCCGGGTCACGGGCTGCACACCCTTCACCGTCAGGATGCCCTTTGCGGGCAACCCGACGACGAAGCCGGCGTCGCGGAAGCGCTGCGCGACCGTGCCGAAATCGGCTTCGGCCAGCGCGCGCACCGCGTCAGGCACCTGATGGAGGGACGGTGCGCTCATGGTCTCAAGCCGCCAGGCGTTCCGGATTCGAGCCTTCCGACAGCGACCAGACGTCCAGCATTGCCTGTTCGAGGTCGGTGGCCGGCGCGTAACCGGTCAGGCCCATCTCCGACGTGACCTTGTCGACCGCCGCCAGCGCATCGCCGCTGCCGGCACGCTCGATCACCTGCAGCAGCAGGCGCTGCTGGGTGCGGCGCAATGCCTGCATCGCGTAGTTGCGCAGCTGTTCCTGCGACTTGCTTTGCGGCGGCAACTTGAGGCCGCGCTCCAGCGTGTCGATGCCGGCGCGCTCGCGCAGCGCCATGCCGACCTGCAGGAACTGGGCCAGCGACATGCCGCTTGGGCGCTGCACGGAGACGGCGGCGAACAGGAAAGTCGCCAGCGACTCGATGGTCTCAACAAGCTTCCAGGCCTGCACGAAGCGGCCGTTCAGGCCCGCATGGCCGTCTGCCTCCGACTTGGCAGGCATCAGCTGGCGCACCTGCTCGCTGTTGGCGAACAGCTGCGACAGTTCCTGCATGCCGTCGGCGCCCTGCGGCAGCGAGAGCACGCCTTCGATCACGGCGCGCAGCAGCGCACGGGTGCGCTGGTCGACCGCGACCGACACTTCACGCGGCACGCTCAGGGCATCGGCGTCGAGCGCGTCGAACACCGGCGCCAGGTTCAGCGCCGACCAGGCACGGCCCCAGGCTTTCACGACTTCCGCTTCGTCGACGCGGTGTTCGGCAGCCAGGTCGCGGATCATCAGCGGGCCGCAGCGGTTGACCGCCTCGTTCGCCAGCACCGTGGCCAGGATCGCATTCGCCAGCGGGTGATCGAGCGGGTCGCGGGTCGCGACCAGCTGGGCCGGGAAGTACGGACGCAGTACCGTCTCGGCCCAGGGTTCGTCGGTCAGCGGCAGCGCGGCCAGGATGCGTTTAAAACGGTTCTTGACGTTGGCGACGACGACCGCCAGTTCCGGCGCGGTGAGGCCGACGCCGAGCGCTTTGCGGCGCTGCAGTTCGGTGTCCGTCGGCAGCTGTTCCAGCTCGCGCGAGACGGCGCCCTCGGCTTCCAGGCTGGTGATCAGGGCAGCGTAGGCGTCGACGACCGAGCCGTTCTGCTGCGCCTGCACTTCGCGGGTCAGCAAATGGGTCTGCTGCGTGTTGTCGCGCAGGACCAGTTTTTCGACGTCGCCCGTCATCTCGTTCAGGATGCGGTTACGGTCCGCTTCCGGCAGCTTGCCGAGATTGACTTCGGTATCGAGCCAGATCTTGATGTTGACTTCGTGGTCCGAGCAGTCCACGCCGGCCGAGTTGTCGATCGCATCGGTGAAGATGCGGCCGCCAGCCAGTGCGAATTCGATGCGGCCGGCCTGGGTCGCGCCCAGGTTGCCGCCTTCGGAGACCACCTTGCAGCGCAGTTCGTTGCCGTTGACGCGGATCCGGTCATTGGCGCGGT encodes:
- a CDS encoding globin domain-containing protein, with product MISSTSRPYIDASVPVLREHGLAITTLFYNNMFAEYPQLTRLFNMGNQASGAQQQSLASAVFAYAANIGTPEALGPVVKRIVHKHVSIGIRAEHYPIVGRHLLAAIAETLGAAATQPLLDAWAEAYGSLANLLISAEAELYSTAGIAPGETRPMRVTEVTRESDNVLSIRFVADDDKPLPPFKAGQYVSVAVDLPGGRHQLRQYSLSDAFGKDSLRISVKREDALEEAPAGEVSNWIHANVKVGSVLQVTHPFGEFTPDTESEAPIVLLSAGVGITPMVGALNRIALVHPERRVIFAHAARDAAHHPLQADVAAARALMPNLHVATFYEDVGSAADGVMAGRMDIARLPAWDLEQTDVWLCGPLKFMQAQWMALLDAGVPAPRLHREVFGPDLLDHLL
- a CDS encoding NADH:flavin oxidoreductase/NADH oxidase, encoding MSMLFSPYRLGPLELTNRIAIAPMCQYSADEGLATDWHMIHLGHLALSGAALLIIEATAVTPEGRITPDDLGLWSDAHLEALKPVIAAMRRHSPIKIGIQLAHAGRKASSNVPWEGGANIHPDQPRGWQTVAPSSVPHAEGESVPLALDHEGLQRIKQGFVDAALRAQQLGLDAIELHGAHRYLLHQFLSPLANRREDDYGGSLENRMRFPLEVCEAVRAAVPDLCVGMRISATDWVEGGWDVEQSVRLSHELEKRGCHFIHVSSGGVSPLQKIPVGAGYQIVFAERIKRETGVPTIGVGLITEPQQAEHVLQSGQADMVALARAMLYDPRWPWHAAAELGAQVAAPPQYWRSQPRQYKTLFGETRLGQR
- a CDS encoding succinylglutamate desuccinylase translates to MSAPSLHQVPDAVRALAEADFGTVAQRFRDAGFVVGLPAKGILTVKGVQPVTRPAVLLSVGVHGDETGPIEMVAHVIEALSRAPAALAVDLMLCVGNVEAIAAGKRFIDADLNRMFKPDRGALAGTAEAARADEMIAATDAFFAGTGPVRWHLDLHTAIRASHYPMFAIVPDLIADHGKQALIDWLGQAAIGAIVMNPKSAGTYSYYSAEHHAAAGSTVELGRVGTLGQNNMAQFVDASAALDALLRGEQAAARTAPHVFKVAQEIVKLSDDFRMGFSRETPNFASLKRGEVIATDGETVYSVFHEEEMVVFPNPDVRVGLRAGLMVVRVN